In one Magallana gigas chromosome 7, xbMagGiga1.1, whole genome shotgun sequence genomic region, the following are encoded:
- the LOC136269424 gene encoding L-threonine 3-dehydrogenase, mitochondrial-like: MDNHPRVLITGSLGQLGTGLAKVLRQRYGPTNLIMSDIRKPPQEILESGPFVFADILDFKKLQELIVNYNIDWIIHFSALLSAIGENNVPLAMRVNIEGLHNVLELAKQYRLKIFVPSTIGAFGPDSPRDLTPDLCIQRPRTIYGVSKVHAELLGEYYYHKFDVDFRSLRFPGIISANTNPGGGTTDYAVKIFHDALKSGHFKCYLREDTMLPMMFIDDCLRSVVEFIETPDSKLKMRTYNVTAMSFTPDEIVEEVRKYVPELKVTYEIDGRQAIADTWPKRFDDSNARADWGWKHTMDLPQMCKAMFKFLDPSHQNQTQKIQA, from the exons ATGGACAACCACCCTCGAGTTTTAATTACAG GGAGTCTAGGGCAGCTAGGAACTGGGCTTGCCAAAGTATTGAG ACAACGTTATGGACCAACCAATTTAATTATGTCTGACATTCGGAAGCCTCCACAGGAAATATTGGAAAGTG GTCCGTTTGTATTTGCCGACATTCTGGATTTCAAAAAGCTGCAGGAGCTAATAGTCAACTATAACATCGACTGGATCATCCACTTTAGTGCACTGCTCAGCGCCATTGGAGAGAACAATGTCCCATTAGCCATGCGTGTCAACATCGAAGGGCTTCACAACGTGTTGGAACTGGCAAAACAGTACAGACTCAAAATATTTGTACCAAGTACCATAG GAGCTTTTGGTCCCGACTCCCCACGTGATCTCACCCCTGACCTGTGTATACAGCGCCCCCGGACAATTTACGGAGTCTCCAAAGTTCACGCCGAATTGCTGGGCGAG TACTATTATCACAAGTTTGACGTGGACTTCCGTAGTTTACGATTTCCCGGTATCATATCTGCCAATACAAATCCTGGAGGCGGCACCACTG ACTACGCCGTAAAGATTTTTCACGATGCCCTAAAATCTGGACATTTTAAGTGCTATCTACGAGAGGACACCATGCTTCCTATGATGTTCATTGACGACTGTTTACGTTCGGTGGTTGAGTTTATAGAGACACCCGACTCAAAACTCAAAATGAGAACGTATAATGTGACCGCCATGAGTTTTACACCAGACGAGATTGTAGAGGAAGTCCGGAAATATGTACCGGAACTAAAAGTGACGTATGAAATTGATGGCCGACAAGCAATTG CCGACACTTGGCCCAAACGTTTTGATGACAGTAACGCGCGAGCTGACTGGGGATGGAAACACACAATGGATCTCCCTCAAATGTGCAAGGCCATGTTTAAATTCCTAGATCCTTCTCACCAAAACCAAACACAGAAAATTCAAGCCTAG